The Haliotis asinina isolate JCU_RB_2024 chromosome 2, JCU_Hal_asi_v2, whole genome shotgun sequence genomic interval CAGATAAGAACAGACTATTACTGTGATCTGCTGGGAGGAATCTCAAtatggacagacagatggatggatagaCAGTCAGACATCATCAGGAGATACTCACATCAGAAATTTTGTCATCTTCTTCTTCCTGGAATGATGACTCCATGACATCATCTCTGAACTTATAACTGTTCCTCTCAATCTCATCAAACACCTTCTTCCTCGACAAACTGCTGTGGGACGTGTACCTGGGGGTGTCTGGGTCATTACCAGGGGGTAGCGTATAGATGTTCACCCCTTGTTCCTGTTTCTTCATCTCCTCTCTCTTCCTCTTGTCTCGTCTCTTCATACACAGAATCCCCAGCAAAATTGTAAGAGCAATTATCACTGTCAGACAGGAAAGAGAAATCACAATGGGCAGGTAATCGAAGGAAGCATTTGCTGTGTCACGTTCAATTGTGACTGTGAAATATGAATAAGTAGTATGTCTGGGGATGCCATTATCGTGAACAGCAACCAGCATTTCATGATCACCTTCGTCTTTAGAAGTAATGGCTCGGGCCAGAGTTAACTTTCCTGTCAGAGCATTTAGCAGAAATAATGTCTTCTCATTACCCTGTTCGATAGTaaatgtgagaatgatctgACCATCTCGCCCATCATCTTTGGCCTGTATCGTCGCAATAAGAGTTCCAATTTTACTATTAAATGGGACACTAACAGAATTATTCAATCTGTTTGGGAATGTGATAACTGGCGGTTTATCCAAATCCTCCATTACATACACAGTGACATCTGCTGTGTTTCGAAATGATGCCTTGTCAGGATCCATGACAATCACACCAAAATTGTACTGAATATTGTCTTCCCTGGTAAGTTTCACTGCTGAACGAATATCTCCCGTTCTGGAATCCAACTTAAACAAATTCCTCACCGATTCTGTATCCCTGaatgaaaacacaaaattaTTACTTGCATCTGGGTCCACAGCTGTTAGTGTCCCACAAACTGAATAGGCAGGGAGATTTTCAGTGATATTGAACTTAAAAAGAGGTTTGGTGAATCTAGGTGGCATGTCATTCTCATCCTGGACTGTCACTATAACTGATGCTGTTGAATTCATTCCAGGGAATTTAGCATCCATAACTATGACAGGAACTTCAAATGATGACTGAATTTCACTGTCAAAAACTTTCTTGGCTCTCATTTCTCCAGTATTTCTGTCTAAAGTTACAAAACGTGAGGATCCCACAATGTCATAATGCATGTTGTTATTGCCAGGACCATCTATATCAATAGCTTTCAGTGTTGTAATAAGATCCCCAACATTGTTGTTCTCCGATATATGTGCAAATATTGTTGCATTTGGGAAGAATGGAGAGTTGTCGTTGACATCCTGGACCTGAACAACAATTGCTGTTGTATTTTTCTTGGAAGGTGTGCCAGAATCCCTACATGTGATATTCACTTCAATCACCTTTGTCTGTTCATAATCCAACTGCTGGTCAAGGTAAATACGCCAGTAATTGTACTGGAAATATTCTGATCGGAATCGTGGATCTGTGATGGAACAGTTCACCTGTCCAGAGTCACCTTTGTCAGAATCAACAACAGAGAACACAGTAAAAAAGGATCCTGGTTTAGCGGACTCCGACAGATTAAACAGGTACTGTTTGGGGTTGATCTGCGGAGCATTATCATTGACATCAGTCACATTCACAATAACAGATGCTTCAGTAGAACGAACAGGATTCCCTTGGTCCTGAACAACAACTGGGAAATGGTATTGCTTCTCCACTTCATAATCCAGTTGTTTGATAGGGTAGAGTTCTCCACTTACACCATCAATCATAAACGTTTCTGTCACTTTCTTTGATGCTCTGGGACTGATGCTGTAAATGAGGTCACCATTCTTCCCAATGTCCTCATCCATGGCTGTGAGTGCCAAGATGGTGGAGCCAACAGGATGATCTTCCTTCACCAATACTGTGAAGGTTCTGATATCAAAATGGGGAGTGTTGTCATTGACATCCGTAACTACGATGTTGATATCAACAGATCCAGACCTTCGAGGGCTTCCTCCATCTTTGGCAAAGATGGTTAATCGGTAAGAAGATTTAGTCTCTCTATCCAAGACTTCTTTCACTCTTATTCCAACCTCCTGATTGCCTGATAAATCTTCTTCGATGTTCAGTCCAAATGGTCCGTCACTGGGGAACAGTTTGTATGTCTTCACAGAATTATTGCCCGTCATGTCTTTATCTATTGCTGGGGAAATAGGAATGATGTGTCCAACAGAGACAGATTCAGATATGTTCCTTGTGATGGACCTTTCCGGAAATGTAGGGGAATTGTCATTGATGTCTTCCAGTTTGACAGCAATCCGGACGATTCTTTCTCCCACTGCAAGTGTATCCTTATTGGGTGGCCGATAGTAGAATCCTACATCAAAGCTCAATTCACAATTTTTCTTCATCTCACATTCCGTCTCTCTATCCAACCTCATCCCAGTTGTAATAATTCCTGTTGTTTCATCAATCTTGAATTTCTTTGTAATCTGAACATCCTTTGTAAACATAGAATACTTATGGTTGTCAAGTTCTTGAGCAGTGAATGATAAGTTAAGAATCAAATCATTGGCTATATTTGCAACAAACGTTCCTTGTGGTTGTTCCTCAAGGACTTGATACATAAGATTAAACTCCTGGCCATGTATCATGACCAAAGATGgcaccaacaccatcaccaccaacatccTCCGCACAATGCTTTGCAGGCacatttttatcaatattcaccACAATGCAAACACAGTCTCTTGAAACTCAAACAAGGATTATCCCCGATTTCTGCTCAATTATTCCATCTATCGATGACAAACATTTTGGGTGCGTAGTCTCTCTCTCCTCAGAGTCTTCTTAGCCAAATAAGGTTTTTGCCATATACATGTTCTCTCCCCTAGcatcaatacttgcacattgaaATTGCCTCCTTCAATCCATGTGCTTAGCTGCAAACCAATATTTTTATCCAGCGAACAAACACAGTTCCATTTAGTGCGGTTCCAGGCTACAACCGTTATCACTCCACAGGTTTGGCTATCTGAAATGAAATAGACAAATGTAAACAGCAAATTGCACAAATTAAAGTCAAAGGTTGTTATCATGTAGACAAACACTGGTAGCTTTGACTTAACAAATATGCCTCTGTCACAACTGGAATATTTGGAATTGGTTAAATGGACAGGATACTTCTGCCCACACAACTGCTTACATGTCAAAGTTACATCTTAACCTATAGTTTCACTTCAGTCTT includes:
- the LOC137274461 gene encoding protocadherin-9-like isoform X1, with the translated sequence MCLQSIVRRMLVVMVLVPSLVMIHGQEFNLMYQVLEEQPQGTFVANIANDLILNLSFTAQELDNHKYSMFTKDVQITKKFKIDETTGIITTGMRLDRETECEMKKNCELSFDVGFYYRPPNKDTLAVGERIVRIAVKLEDINDNSPTFPERSITRNISESVSVGHIIPISPAIDKDMTGNNSVKTYKLFPSDGPFGLNIEEDLSGNQEVGIRVKEVLDRETKSSYRLTIFAKDGGSPRRSGSVDINIVVTDVNDNTPHFDIRTFTVLVKEDHPVGSTILALTAMDEDIGKNGDLIYSISPRASKKVTETFMIDGVSGELYPIKQLDYEVEKQYHFPVVVQDQGNPVRSTEASVIVNVTDVNDNAPQINPKQYLFNLSESAKPGSFFTVFSVVDSDKGDSGQVNCSITDPRFRSEYFQYNYWRIYLDQQLDYEQTKVIEVNITCRDSGTPSKKNTTAIVVQVQDVNDNSPFFPNATIFAHISENNNVGDLITTLKAIDIDGPGNNNMHYDIVGSSRFVTLDRNTGEMRAKKVFDSEIQSSFEVPVIVMDAKFPGMNSTASVIVTVQDENDMPPRFTKPLFKFNITENLPAYSVCGTLTAVDPDASNNFVFSFRDTESVRNLFKLDSRTGDIRSAVKLTREDNIQYNFGVIVMDPDKASFRNTADVTVYVMEDLDKPPVITFPNRLNNSVSVPFNSKIGTLIATIQAKDDGRDGQIILTFTIEQGNEKTLFLLNALTGKLTLARAITSKDEGDHEMLVAVHDNGIPRHTTYSYFTVTIERDTANASFDYLPIVISLSCLTVIIALTILLGILCMKRRDKRKREEMKKQEQGVNIYTLPPGNDPDTPRYTSHSSLSRKKVFDEIERNSYKFRDDVMESSFQEEEDDKISDLSHIKDYSLHGSTFDPGRKYMKYRQNSFLGRVDDGASDVSMATDSGRGTSDEDINSNRALMLMHTDSDQNSSVERSALKRSVIAC
- the LOC137274461 gene encoding protocadherin-9-like isoform X2 produces the protein MCLQSIVRRMLVVMVLVPSLVMIHGQEFNLMYQVLEEQPQGTFVANIANDLILNLSFTAQELDNHKYSMFTKDVQITKKFKIDETTGIITTGMRLDRETECEMKKNCELSFDVGFYYRPPNKDTLAVGERIVRIAVKLEDINDNSPTFPERSITRNISESVSVGHIIPISPAIDKDMTGNNSVKTYKLFPSDGPFGLNIEEDLSGNQEVGIRVKEVLDRETKSSYRLTIFAKDGGSPRRSGSVDINIVVTDVNDNTPHFDIRTFTVLVKEDHPVGSTILALTAMDEDIGKNGDLIYSISPRASKKVTETFMIDGVSGELYPIKQLDYEVEKQYHFPVVVQDQGNPVRSTEASVIVNVTDVNDNAPQINPKQYLFNLSESAKPGSFFTVFSVVDSDKGDSGQVNCSITDPRFRSEYFQYNYWRIYLDQQLDYEQTKVIEVNITCRDSGTPSKKNTTAIVVQVQDVNDNSPFFPNATIFAHISENNNVGDLITTLKAIDIDGPGNNNMHYDIVGSSRFVTLDRNTGEMRAKKVFDSEIQSSFEVPVIVMDAKFPGMNSTASVIVTVQDENDMPPRFTKPLFKFNITENLPAYSVCGTLTAVDPDASNNFVFSFRDTESVRNLFKLDSRTGDIRSAVKLTREDNIQYNFGVIVMDPDKASFRNTADVTVYVMEDLDKPPVITFPNRLNNSVSVPFNSKIGTLIATIQAKDDGRDGQIILTFTIEQGNEKTLFLLNALTGKLTLARAITSKDEGDHEMLVAVHDNGIPRHTTYSYFTVTIERDTANASFDYLPIVISLSCLTVIIALTILLGILCMKRRDKRKREEMKKQEQGVNIYTLPPGNDPDTPRYTSHSSLSRKKVFDEIERNSYKFRDDVMESSFQEEEDDKISDLSHIKDYSLHGSTFDPGRKYMKYRQNSFLGRVDDGASDVSMATDSGRGTSDEDINSNRALMLMHTDSVISNCSNCSLV